The Callithrix jacchus isolate 240 chromosome 20, calJac240_pri, whole genome shotgun sequence genome has a window encoding:
- the LOC100412569 gene encoding uncharacterized protein LOC100412569 — MSDAAVDTSSEITAKDLKEKKEVVEEAENGRDAPANGNGNEDNGEQGADNEVDEVEEEGGEEEEEEEEGDGEEEDGDEDEEAESSTGKRAAEDDEDDDVDTKKQKTDDEDD, encoded by the coding sequence ATGTCAGACGCAGCGGTAGACACCAGCTCCGAAATCACCGCCAAGGActtgaaggagaagaaggaagttgTGGAAGAGGCGGAAAATGGAAGAGACGCCCCTGCTAATGGGAATGGGAATGAGGACAATGGGGAGCAGGGGGCTGACAACGAGGTAGATGAAGTAGAGGAAgaaggtggggaggaagaggaggaggaagaagaaggtgatggtgaggaggaggatggagatgaagatgaggaagctgagtctTCTACGGGCAAGCGGGCagctgaagatgatgaggatgatgatgtcGATACCAAGAAGCAGAAGACCGACGACGAGGATGATTAG